One Chitinophaga sp. H8 DNA window includes the following coding sequences:
- a CDS encoding methyltransferase yields MDFFNKETKTALQAKEAALALAFAPIAFQATRALRDMGILQAVSDSRSNGITIEEILEKVTLSRYAVRVLLEAGLGMDLVIVNDKKYTLTKTGYFILHDQLTRINMDFTQDICYKGMYHLQESLREGKPAGLKELGPWDTIYPGLPLLSPEVGKSWFDFDHYYSDLAFPQALPIVFENKPRKLLDIGGNTGKWTLACTAYDPEVQVTLFDLPGEIALAQQKMVEAGVSDRVSFHTANILDESLPFPKDFDAIWMSQFLDCFSEAEIVSILKRCREALTANGTIYILEPFWNRQVFKSAAFCLQQTSLYFTAMANGNSQMYHTDDFFKCIQDAGLQIVAENDQMGLSYTLLKCKKA; encoded by the coding sequence ATGGATTTTTTTAATAAAGAAACTAAAACGGCATTACAGGCGAAAGAAGCTGCGCTGGCACTGGCATTTGCACCTATTGCATTTCAGGCTACCCGTGCGCTGCGTGACATGGGCATTTTACAGGCAGTGAGCGACAGCAGGAGCAATGGTATTACGATTGAAGAAATACTGGAAAAAGTAACCCTCTCACGCTATGCCGTAAGGGTATTGCTGGAAGCTGGTTTGGGGATGGACCTGGTAATTGTAAACGACAAAAAGTATACGCTTACGAAAACCGGGTACTTCATTTTGCATGATCAGCTCACCCGTATCAACATGGACTTTACACAGGATATCTGTTATAAGGGCATGTATCATCTGCAGGAGAGCCTGCGGGAAGGAAAACCTGCCGGATTGAAGGAACTGGGTCCATGGGATACCATCTACCCAGGATTGCCTTTGTTATCGCCGGAAGTAGGTAAAAGCTGGTTTGACTTTGATCACTATTATTCTGATCTCGCTTTTCCACAGGCCCTGCCTATCGTATTTGAAAATAAACCCCGTAAGTTACTGGACATCGGTGGTAACACCGGTAAATGGACACTGGCCTGTACGGCTTATGATCCTGAAGTGCAGGTCACCCTTTTTGATTTACCGGGAGAGATCGCCCTGGCACAGCAAAAGATGGTAGAAGCGGGAGTGAGCGACCGAGTATCTTTTCACACTGCCAATATCCTGGATGAGAGCCTGCCTTTTCCGAAAGACTTTGATGCCATCTGGATGAGCCAGTTCCTGGATTGTTTTTCTGAAGCGGAAATTGTGTCTATTTTGAAACGTTGCCGGGAAGCATTGACCGCAAACGGGACTATTTATATATTGGAACCTTTCTGGAACCGGCAGGTGTTTAAGTCGGCCGCGTTCTGTCTGCAGCAAACGTCGCTGTACTTCACGGCTATGGCAAATGGCAACAGCCAGATGTACCATACAGACGACTTTTTTAAATGTATACAGGATGCCGGGTTGCAGATAGTAGCAGAAAATGATCAGATGGGATTGAGCTATACCCTCCTGAAATGTAAAAAAGCATAA
- a CDS encoding NAD(P)/FAD-dependent oxidoreductase, producing MKTEQVDVLVIGAGPAGTVAASIIHQAGFKVKIVEKQKFPRFVIGESLLPRSMEALKEAGFIEAIQAKGFQQKSGAKFVKQGALCDFTFAEQYTPGWTWTWQVQRADFDKTLADEVERMGVPVAYESTVTAIRFDGSDSVTTVEDVHGNQQEIAARFIVDGSGYGRVIPRLFNLERNSNLQPRKALFSHMIDVRRSMADEPNRITAVVHQPGVWIWIIPFSTGITSLGFVGDPSFFDQYPGTPEQQLRALMEAEPYTRERFRDVEMAFEPRILQSWSATTDKFYGDGFVLTGNVTEFLDPIFSSGVTLACVSSQTAAKLVIRKLKGEAVDWEKEYMEPTMQGVNTFRSYVMAWYEGTLDTIFFKKDADPVIKQQICSVLAGYVWDMSNPFVKNHDTALKRLARTIELTEKLKEQ from the coding sequence ATGAAAACTGAACAAGTGGATGTGTTGGTAATTGGTGCGGGTCCAGCTGGTACCGTAGCGGCATCGATTATTCACCAGGCCGGTTTTAAAGTCAAAATTGTTGAAAAACAAAAATTTCCCCGTTTTGTAATAGGTGAAAGCCTGTTGCCCCGAAGTATGGAAGCCCTTAAAGAAGCTGGTTTCATTGAAGCTATTCAGGCAAAGGGATTTCAGCAAAAGTCAGGTGCCAAGTTTGTAAAACAGGGTGCCCTTTGTGACTTTACTTTTGCAGAGCAGTATACTCCCGGCTGGACCTGGACCTGGCAGGTACAGCGGGCCGATTTTGATAAAACACTGGCCGATGAGGTAGAACGTATGGGCGTTCCGGTAGCTTATGAAAGCACCGTTACTGCTATACGGTTTGATGGATCAGATTCTGTAACCACCGTAGAAGATGTGCATGGCAATCAGCAAGAAATAGCTGCCCGCTTTATTGTGGACGGAAGTGGTTATGGCAGGGTGATACCCCGGCTGTTTAACCTGGAGCGTAATTCTAACCTGCAGCCCCGCAAGGCGCTGTTTTCACATATGATAGATGTGCGCCGCTCTATGGCGGATGAGCCAAACCGTATTACGGCCGTAGTGCATCAGCCTGGCGTATGGATCTGGATCATTCCATTTTCTACCGGGATCACTTCCCTGGGTTTTGTAGGGGATCCGTCCTTTTTTGACCAGTATCCCGGCACGCCGGAGCAGCAGCTCAGGGCACTGATGGAAGCCGAACCTTATACCCGGGAGCGTTTCAGAGATGTGGAAATGGCATTTGAACCCAGGATATTGCAGTCCTGGTCGGCCACTACCGATAAATTTTATGGAGATGGCTTTGTGCTGACAGGCAATGTAACAGAATTTCTGGACCCGATTTTCTCTTCTGGTGTAACTTTGGCCTGCGTAAGCAGTCAAACTGCGGCCAAGCTGGTCATTCGCAAACTGAAAGGAGAAGCGGTAGACTGGGAAAAAGAATATATGGAACCAACCATGCAGGGCGTAAATACTTTCCGTTCCTATGTAATGGCCTGGTATGAGGGGACCCTGGATACCATTTTCTTTAAAAAGGACGCAGATCCTGTCATCAAGCAGCAGATCTGTTCAGTACTGGCAGGATATGTATGGGATATGAGCAATCCATTTGTGAAGAACCATGATACCGCTTTAAAGCGGCTGGCCAGAACGATTGAATTGACAGAAAAATTAAAGGAACAATAG
- a CDS encoding phosphopantetheine-binding protein gives MEKLMADLKAQIIEQLNLQEVKPADIGDDQALFKEGLGLDSIDALELIVLLQQHYNIKLTNPEQGPEIFRSVRTMATFITAHQNKKG, from the coding sequence ATGGAAAAATTGATGGCCGATCTGAAAGCACAGATCATAGAACAGCTGAATTTACAGGAAGTAAAACCAGCAGATATCGGGGATGATCAGGCCTTATTTAAAGAGGGGCTTGGACTGGATTCCATTGATGCCCTGGAATTGATTGTATTATTACAGCAGCATTATAATATAAAGCTGACCAATCCTGAACAGGGGCCGGAGATTTTCCGTTCTGTGCGCACGATGGCAACATTCATTACTGCGCATCAAAATAAGAAGGGATGA